A single region of the Neodiprion pinetum isolate iyNeoPine1 chromosome 5, iyNeoPine1.2, whole genome shotgun sequence genome encodes:
- the LOC124219587 gene encoding myeloid differentiation primary response protein MyD88-like, with protein sequence MADFSTVPIVALSDTTKESISSLLNPRKCLPADNGLPRDWRGLAELAVFDSVDLPNLSSKLDPCGYVLSIIQKKSRGLMFATFQALLEKLERWDVIDDTAALMERDAQMYKQCSQRTSTSANAIDNHVEEQIITYDDLWRVPQGLGKQQYDAFLLFAEEDINFVDEMCDKLEDDFELELCRKDRDFIVGLPFEHSAIMKLISERCNRLIAILSPNFVRSSVNEFLVNFTQAQAIETRARKLIPCCYERCEVPVQLRYYHMLDFNIQSKNFNVWEKLNKSIKTPDVRCRETSATALPTPAVEKSKPCKSSQDTERNECSMVERVGELKKTSCESYEPKLPSNIDTVDVEPEIIPETVAQKSKGPSRLFNIKKFLPSKQSKVKCSSEEPNESRTLSAFDLSSLDSINSLSDTCKKKKTTSNKYKNKISVFLKS encoded by the exons ATGGCGGACTTTTCAACGGTGCCAATTGTTGCTCTCTCGGATACGACCAAAGAGTCAATTTCGTCGTTACTTAATCCTAGAAAATGCTTGCCAGCAGACAACGGATTGCCAAG AGATTGGAGAGGATTGGCGGAACTGGCGGTTTTCGATAGCGTGGACCTACCCAATCTGTCATCCAAGTTAGATCCGTGTGGATATGTTTTGAGCATAATACAGAAGAAAAGTCGAGGTCTTATGTTTGCTACATTTCAAGCATTGTTGGAGAAATTGGAGAGATGGGACGTCATCGACGATACAGCCGCTCTAATGG AGAGAGATGCTCAGATGTATAAACAATGTTCCCAAAGGACGTCAACATCGGCAAATGCTATTGACAACCATGTTGAAGAACAGATAATAACATACG atgatttgtGGCGAGTGCCACAAGGCTTAGGCAAACAGCAGTATGATGCATTTCTTTTATTCGCTGAAGAGGACATCAATTTTGTCGATGAAATGTGTGACAAGCTGGAAGATGATTTTGAACTCGAG ctCTGCAGAAAAGATCGAGACTTTATAGTTGGACTTCCATTCGAACATTCTgcaataatgaaattgatatCTGAACGATGTAACAGATTAATTGCAATATTATCTCCCAATTTTGTGAGAAGTTCAGTAAACGAATTTTTAGTCAATTTTACTCAAGCACAAGCAATAG AGACAAGGGCGCGTAAACTTATCCCCTGCTGTTACGAGAGATGCGAGGTACCAGTCCAATTGAGATATTACCACATGTTAGATTTCAACATACAAAGCAAGAATTTCAACGTTtgggaaaaattaaacaaatcgATAAAAACCCCAGATGTTCGGTGTCGTGAAACAAG TGCAACTGCCTTACCTACACCTGCAGTTGAGAAATCAAAGCCGTGTAAATCTTCGCAAGATACAGAAAGAAACGAATGTTCCATGGTTGAAAGAGTTGGTGAGCTGAAAAAAACTTCCTGCGAGTCATACGAGCCGAAACTACCGTCTAATATCGATACTGTTGACGTGGAACCTGAGATAATACCTGAAACAGTTGCACAGAAATCGAAGGGACCGTCGAGACTTTTCaacattaaaaaattcttacctTCCAAACAAAGTAAAGTAAAATGTTCATCGGAAGAACCCAATGAGTCCAGAACTCTGTCCGCTTTCGATCTTTCATCGCTTGATTCGATAAATTCTCTATCGGATAcctgtaaaaagaaaaaaactactagtaacaaatataaaaacaaaattagcGTTTTTTTGAAATCGTGA